The following proteins are co-located in the Vanessa atalanta chromosome 11, ilVanAtal1.2, whole genome shotgun sequence genome:
- the LOC125067510 gene encoding homeobox protein Hox-B5b-like, with protein sequence MSVSTSMTNSNLYPNSSSDSQWNQDSSNVNPPSETQYLVAEQQYRINPVACNGSSATYNTPKVNNVNNLNCVNGQMPFNPPHYASTCVSNTLTGQDIRFQNTYNGLNNAGIIPGSHNVQLVASVSNTWAPPVGPRDRLVSRQTWNSPKPISGGVKKAKRIRTAFTSQQMMELENEYVRTRYLDRSRRIELSEILKLNERTIKIWFQNRRMKEKKDRTENLEDTEATSTTEISPEHGRQMIMYDPYPHNGVYNRNIYVEQYPVVSTGMIAQQTGVPPLVEHVENAPMNSYSTFVMENNLQLSEIDMQYRQMNMEMHGYSINDKNEETECKDEPLEDSSHQSENSTNDASANEPHTQNWDLSWIRSIDIDEEL encoded by the exons ATGTCCGTATCAACATCAATGACGAATTCAAATCTCTATCCTAACAGTTCCAGTGACAGCCAGTGGAACCAAGATTCCAGTAACGTTAATCCGCCTAGTGAAacg caATATTTGGTGGCCGAGCAACAATATAGAATCAACCCTGTAGCCTGCAATGGCTCCAGTGCTACTTACAATACTCCGAAAGTAAATAACGTCAACAACTTAAATTGCGTCAATGGACAGATGCCATTCAATCCCCCACATTACGCTAGCACCTGTGTTTCGAATACGTTAACAGGACAAGATATCAGATTCCAAAATACGTACAATGGTCTCAATAATGCTGGAATTATACCCGGATCACACAATGTACAATTAGTAGCCAGTGTCAGTAACACGTGGGCACCTCCAGTTGGTCCCAGAGACCGCTTAGTCTCAAGACAAACGTGGAATTCGCCAAAGCCAATAAGCGGCGGCGTGAAAAAGGCAAAGCGTATCCGAACCGCGTTCACCAGCCAGCAAATGATGGAACTTGAAAATGAATACGTAAGAACTCGCTACTTGGACCGCAGCAGGCGTATAGAGTTATCTGAAATTCTTAAATTGAACGAACGCACTATCAAGATATGGTTCCAGAATCGGCGAATGAAGGAGAAGAAAGACAGGACTGAAAATCTTGAAGATACTGAAGCGACGAGCACTACAGAGATCTCGCCAGAGCATGGGCGGCAAATGATAATGTATGATCCATATCCTCACAATGGTGTTTATAACCGGAACATATATGTTGAACAATATCCAGTAGTGTCTACTGGTATGATAGCACAACAAACTGGTGTACCGCCTTTAGTGGAGCATGTTGAGAATGCACCGATGAATTCTTATTCTACATTTGTGATGGAGAACAATCTCCAACTATCAGAAATCGACATGCAATATCGACAAATGAATATGGAAATGCACGGCTATTCAATCAACGATAAGAATGAAGAGACTGAGTGCAAAGATGAGCCATTAGAAGATTCCTCGCATCAGTCTGAAAATAGCACCAACGATGCATCTGCAAATGAACCACATACGCAGAACTGGGATTTATCTTGGATCCGCAGTATAGATATCGATGAGgagttgtaa